From the genome of Eremothecium gossypii ATCC 10895 chromosome I, complete sequence:
GGTGATTGAGACGCCGCCCACGACGGCGGAGAGCTCGGAAACCCCGGTAGCAGACACAGCGACCGGCGCAGAGCCTGAGGGTGCCGGCGGGGCCGCGGTCGTGGCACCTAAGCGGATGCCAACGCGTGCAGATTTCCCGCCATTGAGCTCGGTGATCTTCGAGACGCAGAAAGTTCAGTGGGGGCCGAACATGAAAAAGCCGGAATCGCAAAGCGCGTCGCCCTCGCCCTCGCCGGGGCCTGTGGGCTCTGGAGCGAAACCGATGCGCTCGAAGACGATGCAGGAGGCGTTCTCGTTGGACCTTCAGACGCAGGTGACCATCAGCAAAGCGGAGTTTTCCAAGTTTGTGGTGTCGGTTAAGCAGTCGCACTCGGTATCGATCGAGTCGACATTGTCGAAGCTGTCGCGGACGTTCCTCATCACCGGCTCCCCCACGAACGTGTACAATGCGAAGCGCGAGCTGGTAAAGAAGTTGACGCGCCCCGTCACGGTTGTGATCCAGGTGCCGTCCAAGACGGTCTCGTCCATCATCGGACCGGGTGGGCGCATGATCCGCGAGATCACGAACGCGGCTGGCGGCATAAAGATCGACATCGCGAAGACGGCGGAGGCGGATGCCTACGATGCTGACCTTGACGATCAGCTGATCAACATCTCATTGCATGGTGATGTCGCTTCAGTCAACTTTGCGAAGGACAAGATCTTGTCGATTGTGAAGGAGGAGACGAAAAACGCTACCATCAGTGTTGCCGTCGAGAACAAGCAGCTCATCCCATTCATTTCGCTGGCGGACGTGGAGATTTCCGAGGACGTGACTGTGAAGGCCTTCCCTAACGGCTCTGAGAAGATCGTTCTTATGGGGCCACGCGATGAAGCGAAGGAAGCAAAGGTGAATGTTCAGAATTACTTGAACACTTTAGCAAGCAAGGTATCTGAGAAAAAGATTTCGATTCCTCGCAAGTTCCAGCCTCTGATCGATGCAGAGGATGTCAGGGAGAAATACAAGGTCTCCGTTATCTTCCCAACCGCCCTTGGTGATGATACTGTGTCGTTCTACGGACTGTCCGCTAATCTTGATGACGCGATCGCATATGCTCGCCAGTCGTCTAAGCAGTACATTGTAGAATCTTTGGAGGTATCCAAGGCTCACGGAAAGAATGTCGCTCATGCAAAGAATTTAATGTTCTACTTCGCCAAGTACGACATCCTCAAGGATATTAAGGAGTCGTTCAAGGAAGTGAAGTTAGTCTTACCAACTCCGGAGGAGTTGCCAGGTTTAGACAATGTGTCGATCAACATTATTTCGAAGGCGGATATTGCGGAGCAGACGAAAACTGTTCGCAAGCAAATCATTAATATAGTAAACCGACTCACTCCTTCGCATGTTCTAGCTGTTGATGACCTAGATTATGAGCTTTTCCACAAGGATATCAAGCAGGCGCTATCCAAGGCGGAAATCCCATTTGTTCAGCTCGGCGATCACTACGAAGGCGACAATACCGTGCTGCTATTTGCCAAGGTTGACGAAGAAGACTTCCAACCCTCGCCCGAGGAGGTGAAGGAGCATCTGGAGAAGGTTGCTGCCGTGTTGGATGAAGTACGCACCAAACAATCCAAACTATTCACTAAAATAGTGAACTTTGATGCCGAATTCCAAGTTCTACACTTTTCAGATGACTCCGTCACGTGGAATCTTGTGCTAGAGAACATTACTTCTGCTGGCGGCCATGCGCAGATCAAACTCCACACACCTTCGGAGGACGAGATAACCATCAGGGGTGATGAGAAAGCTGTAAAAGCGGCTGTGAAGGCATTTGAAAGCATTGCTGAAAATCCAAGTAAGAAGAGCAAGCTGACTGTTTCCGTACCAGCCAATACTGTTTCAAGATTGATCGGCCCTAAGGGAACAAACTTGGCTCAGATTCGCCAGAAGTTCGATGTTCAGATTGATGTACCTTCCGAATCTAACGATACGAATACTGAAATCACGCTAACTGGGCTGGAGTATAACCTTCAACATGCAAAGACTCATATCGCATCTGAGGCTAAGAAGTGGGCTGATATCACTACTAAAGAGCTAATTGTACCAACCAAGTACCATGGCTCCTTGATCGGCTCCCAGGGTACTTACCGCATTAGATTGGAGAATAAGTACAGCGTTCGTATCCAGTTCCCAAAGGAGGGTGAGGTTGTTACCATTAAGGGACCTTCTCGTGGTGTTAATAAAGCTCACGCTGAACTAAAGGCATTGTTGGATTTTGAAATCGAGAACGGTCACAAATCTGTGATCAACGTTCCAGTTGAACACGTTCCTCGCGTCATTGGTAAAAATGGTGATGTTATCAACGGCATTAGAGCTGAACTTGGAGTCGAGCTAAAACTTCTCCAAAATACCAAAACTGCTAAGGAACAGAACTTAGATACCGTTCAGCTAGAAATCACCGGCTCCAGACAGGCGATTAAAGAAGCTTCAAAAGCTGTTGATGCTATTATCGCGGAAGCTTCTGATTTCACCACAAAACAATTGGAAATCGATGCCAAGTATCACAAACTAATTGTTGGTCCTGGTGGAAGTACTTTGAAAGATTTCATCTCTAAAGCTGGTGGCGATGACATCAGAAACAAGACCGTTGACGTTCCAAATGCGGAGTCTACAAACAAGGTGATTACGATCTCTGGTCCAAAAACATTTGTTGAGAAGATGTCCAAGGCGTTGAACCAGATTGTACAGGATATCAAAGCCAGTG
Proteins encoded in this window:
- the SCP160 gene encoding Scp160p (Syntenic homolog of Saccharomyces cerevisiae YJL080C (SCP160)); this encodes MESQAAVEEPQHSVVIETPPTTAESSETPVADTATGAEPEGAGGAAVVAPKRMPTRADFPPLSSVIFETQKVQWGPNMKKPESQSASPSPSPGPVGSGAKPMRSKTMQEAFSLDLQTQVTISKAEFSKFVVSVKQSHSVSIESTLSKLSRTFLITGSPTNVYNAKRELVKKLTRPVTVVIQVPSKTVSSIIGPGGRMIREITNAAGGIKIDIAKTAEADAYDADLDDQLINISLHGDVASVNFAKDKILSIVKEETKNATISVAVENKQLIPFISLADVEISEDVTVKAFPNGSEKIVLMGPRDEAKEAKVNVQNYLNTLASKVSEKKISIPRKFQPLIDAEDVREKYKVSVIFPTALGDDTVSFYGLSANLDDAIAYARQSSKQYIVESLEVSKAHGKNVAHAKNLMFYFAKYDILKDIKESFKEVKLVLPTPEELPGLDNVSINIISKADIAEQTKTVRKQIINIVNRLTPSHVLAVDDLDYELFHKDIKQALSKAEIPFVQLGDHYEGDNTVLLFAKVDEEDFQPSPEEVKEHLEKVAAVLDEVRTKQSKLFTKIVNFDAEFQVLHFSDDSVTWNLVLENITSAGGHAQIKLHTPSEDEITIRGDEKAVKAAVKAFESIAENPSKKSKLTVSVPANTVSRLIGPKGTNLAQIRQKFDVQIDVPSESNDTNTEITLTGLEYNLQHAKTHIASEAKKWADITTKELIVPTKYHGSLIGSQGTYRIRLENKYSVRIQFPKEGEVVTIKGPSRGVNKAHAELKALLDFEIENGHKSVINVPVEHVPRVIGKNGDVINGIRAELGVELKLLQNTKTAKEQNLDTVQLEITGSRQAIKEASKAVDAIIAEASDFTTKQLEIDAKYHKLIVGPGGSTLKDFISKAGGDDIRNKTVDVPNAESTNKVITISGPKTFVEKMSKALNQIVQDIKASVAKELNIPADRQGALIGPGGSVRRQLESQFNVRIEVPDKGKEGKVTIHGRPEAVEKCEKEIFSTIIRDSYDQEIMVPAVYHAFVSERGQLINKLRMTYFINVKHGNSSKKANKLSRSEQPIPIERVRGSEGEGTKLTIEEVSAPEASANDNIPWRLTYEHVDLSDILGEEGKHAMTKEQALEAAADQIKERIELAPKANCIGYLWCENVKKFNKVVGPGGSNIKQIRETTNTLINVPKKSDKVSDIIYVRGTKESVEKACKMICDALNK